The Acidobacteriota bacterium genome has a segment encoding these proteins:
- a CDS encoding BlaI/MecI/CopY family transcriptional regulator gives MRTPSRTLTGQELEIMKVVWELRQATVRGVYEKLREQRPIAYTTVMTMMNILEQKGFLKKLPAEGRAYIYQSTRPRKQVIRGMVREFVDRVFNGSAEPLVVHLVQDRQLSEKELREIARMIEEAQ, from the coding sequence ATGAGAACACCCAGCCGTACCCTCACCGGACAGGAACTGGAAATTATGAAGGTTGTCTGGGAGCTACGCCAGGCCACCGTTCGCGGGGTCTATGAAAAGCTGCGCGAGCAGCGCCCCATTGCCTACACCACCGTCATGACCATGATGAATATCCTGGAGCAGAAAGGCTTTCTGAAAAAGCTTCCGGCGGAAGGCCGCGCCTATATCTACCAATCCACGCGGCCTCGCAAACAGGTGATCCGCGGCATGGTGCGCGAATTTGTGGACCGCGTCTTCAACGGCTCGGCCGAGCCGCTGGTGGTACACCTGGTCCAGGACCGTCAACTGTCGGAAAAAGAACTCCGTGAAATCGCCCGCATGATCGAGGAGGCCCAATGA
- a CDS encoding TonB family protein, with product MSYQPLWLRDLVAYSIQAAALVGAGAMMASLLRLRLPRVRLAYWQALLAVCVFLPLLQPWRPEVLEISGSAWSDVTLAPSAAAAAPSGPSLAEIVLWLVCAGIVLRLAWIAMGLGRLWLYRRRAKRIEKLPQAVEEAHRLAPASPAFFISRQIQTPATFGFFRPAVLFPARFLEMEAAMQKAIALHELLHVERCDWLWNMLEEMVLTLLWFHLPLWWVVRSARLSREQVVDAEAVRRSNERGPYLKALLEMAGRRRLAANLPAPLFLRESQLAERVALMMKEVHMSRTRLMVSILTAAVTLLIAGATLAWAFPLKTSELQAESHATSSAPAANGDGTYRYQGKDYKFPGKFYEVGGNVYAPEAINNPDPPYTPQARKSHLSGTIVFAVVVDAGGKVAGIQQLSRPLGQGLDESAIRTIRSWKFKPGTRDGIPVPVRVQIEINFRLYGKSTEASRKANLVSDPPAQENLSASTNTDNNRNVQFNQNDIRRQVNEAMKQVQMAQHPEVKIDEAKIQEQIDQAMKQLKMAEVQIPKIDQEKISQEIEQAMKQAQVAQDVAPKIDQKKLQEQIDQAMEQLKKMNTPEMRRHMDEAMKQLEKMNTPEMRQHLKEQMDQLKKMNMPEMRRQLEQAMAQAKIAQEGAPRIDREEMKRQLDEARKQAAQARQEAQAARKEAAKARQEAKEARREAEEQRNATKPTPPAAPKPAPPAPKGAAPSPQAAPVPPALPKTPESARIIGGVPGGVVGGVAGRKVTGVQGGQVKGIEGGHVIGVPGGITGGVVTAPRPPVPPSTSPNEAAPTSPPAPSAPPQN from the coding sequence ATGAGCTATCAACCATTGTGGTTGCGCGACTTGGTGGCTTACAGCATTCAGGCTGCCGCGCTTGTGGGCGCGGGCGCCATGATGGCAAGCCTGCTGCGGCTTCGCTTGCCGCGAGTGCGCCTTGCCTATTGGCAGGCGCTGCTGGCCGTGTGCGTTTTTCTGCCGCTGCTCCAGCCGTGGCGTCCGGAGGTCCTGGAAATATCTGGAAGCGCATGGAGCGACGTCACCCTTGCGCCTTCCGCAGCCGCGGCCGCCCCCTCCGGCCCGTCACTCGCAGAAATCGTTCTCTGGCTGGTTTGCGCCGGCATTGTGCTGCGTCTGGCGTGGATAGCGATGGGCCTTGGGCGGCTTTGGCTCTATCGCCGGCGCGCCAAGCGAATTGAGAAGCTGCCTCAGGCGGTCGAGGAAGCCCACCGGCTGGCGCCTGCGTCTCCCGCGTTCTTTATTTCCCGCCAGATTCAAACGCCCGCCACCTTTGGCTTCTTCCGGCCTGCGGTTTTATTCCCCGCCCGCTTTCTGGAAATGGAAGCCGCGATGCAGAAAGCAATCGCACTGCACGAATTGCTGCACGTGGAGCGCTGCGACTGGCTCTGGAATATGCTTGAAGAAATGGTGCTCACACTCCTTTGGTTCCATCTGCCGCTCTGGTGGGTGGTGCGCAGCGCGCGCCTCAGCCGCGAACAGGTAGTGGACGCGGAGGCCGTCCGGCGCAGCAACGAGCGGGGGCCTTATCTGAAAGCTTTACTTGAAATGGCCGGACGGAGGCGCCTTGCCGCGAACCTGCCGGCGCCGCTGTTCCTGCGCGAAAGCCAGCTCGCCGAGCGCGTAGCGCTGATGATGAAGGAGGTCCACATGTCCCGCACAAGATTGATGGTTTCTATTCTGACGGCCGCTGTGACCCTGTTGATTGCAGGAGCGACGCTTGCCTGGGCGTTCCCTCTCAAAACTTCGGAGCTGCAGGCTGAGTCCCATGCGACGTCATCCGCGCCAGCCGCGAATGGCGACGGGACCTATCGGTATCAAGGCAAAGATTACAAATTCCCCGGCAAATTCTACGAGGTCGGTGGAAACGTCTATGCCCCCGAAGCAATCAACAACCCGGATCCGCCATACACGCCCCAGGCACGGAAGAGCCATTTGTCCGGCACGATAGTCTTCGCAGTGGTGGTCGACGCCGGAGGCAAGGTTGCCGGGATACAACAACTTTCCAGACCTCTGGGGCAAGGTTTGGATGAAAGCGCGATCAGGACTATTCGCTCATGGAAATTCAAGCCGGGAACGCGAGATGGCATACCAGTTCCAGTAAGGGTCCAGATTGAAATCAACTTCAGGCTTTATGGAAAATCAACCGAAGCGTCCCGGAAGGCCAACCTTGTTTCTGATCCACCTGCCCAGGAAAATCTGAGTGCCAGCACAAATACTGACAACAACCGCAACGTTCAGTTCAATCAGAACGACATTCGGCGCCAGGTCAACGAGGCGATGAAGCAGGTTCAGATGGCGCAGCACCCAGAGGTGAAAATTGACGAAGCAAAAATCCAGGAACAAATCGATCAGGCCATGAAGCAGTTAAAGATGGCGGAAGTACAAATTCCCAAAATCGACCAGGAAAAGATTAGTCAGGAAATTGAGCAAGCCATGAAGCAGGCGCAGGTCGCCCAGGATGTGGCCCCAAAGATTGATCAGAAGAAACTCCAGGAGCAAATCGACCAAGCCATGGAGCAGCTCAAGAAAATGAACACTCCGGAGATGCGCCGGCACATGGATGAGGCCATGAAGCAACTTGAGAAAATGAACACACCTGAAATGCGCCAGCACTTAAAGGAGCAAATGGATCAACTCAAGAAGATGAACATGCCGGAAATGCGACGCCAGCTCGAGCAGGCGATGGCGCAGGCGAAGATCGCGCAGGAGGGCGCCCCAAGAATTGATCGGGAGGAAATGAAACGCCAGCTCGATGAAGCCAGGAAGCAGGCCGCACAGGCCAGGCAGGAGGCCCAGGCTGCCAGAAAAGAAGCTGCAAAGGCAAGGCAGGAAGCCAAGGAAGCCCGGCGTGAAGCCGAAGAGCAACGGAATGCAACCAAGCCAACGCCTCCTGCGGCGCCCAAACCAGCTCCGCCTGCGCCCAAAGGGGCTGCGCCTTCACCACAGGCAGCTCCCGTTCCGCCGGCTCTTCCGAAGACACCTGAATCAGCCAGGATAATCGGTGGAGTACCAGGCGGAGTGGTGGGTGGCGTAGCGGGCCGTAAGGTCACAGGCGTGCAGGGAGGGCAAGTGAAAGGCATAGAAGGCGGACATGTAATCGGCGTGCCAGGGGGAATCACCGGTGGGGTGGTCACAGCCCCGCGCCCGCCCGTTCCGCCTTCAACTTCGCCGAATGAAGCAGCACCGACTTCACCACCAGCTCCATCAGCACCACCGCAGAATTGA
- the queF gene encoding NADPH-dependent 7-cyano-7-deazaguanine reductase QueF codes for MPKKKDAREYTPQHAASGVSVDLPEIETWENNYRGYEITIVIPEYTSICPRTRLPDFGTITIHYLPDKLCVELKSLKYYILAYRSLGIFYENAVNRILDDVARACRPKWAVVRGEFTTRGGMHTTVEARYPRKSG; via the coding sequence ATGCCCAAAAAGAAGGACGCACGGGAGTATACGCCGCAACATGCCGCTTCCGGCGTGTCTGTAGATCTGCCTGAAATCGAAACATGGGAAAACAACTACCGGGGTTATGAAATCACTATCGTGATCCCGGAATACACTTCCATTTGCCCGCGCACTCGCCTGCCGGACTTTGGGACAATCACGATCCATTACCTTCCTGACAAGCTCTGTGTGGAGCTCAAGTCCCTCAAATACTACATACTTGCTTATCGCAGCCTGGGAATTTTTTACGAGAATGCCGTGAATCGAATCCTTGATGACGTTGCACGAGCCTGTCGGCCCAAGTGGGCGGTTGTCCGCGGGGAGTTCACCACGCGCGGTGGCATGCACACCACGGTTGAGGCCCGGTACCCGCGCAAATCGGGCTGA
- the dnaK gene encoding molecular chaperone DnaK has protein sequence MAKIIGIDLGTTNSVVAVMEGGDPKVITNPEGGRTTPSVVAFTKSGERLVGQVAKRQAITNPENTVYSIKRFMGRRFNEISSEIKTVPYKVISATNGDCRIVAQGKEYSPPEISAMILQKMRDSAEQYLGETVTQAVVTVPAYFNDSQRQATKDAGKIAGLEVLRIVNEPTAAALAYGLDKKKDETIAVYDFGGGTFDISILEVGEGVVEVKSTNGDTHLGGDDIDKRVIDWIVEEFRKDQGIDLSKDRMALQRLKEAAEKAKMELSTVLETEINLPFITADASGPKHLSLKLTRARFEQMCEDIFQRSVGPVKQALKDASVEPSQIDEVVLVGGSTRIPRVQQIVKDLFNGKEPHKGVNPDEVVAIGAAVQAGVLGGEVKDLLLLDVTPLTLGVETLGGVMTPLIQRNTTIPTRKTETFSTAGDNQTSVEIHVLQGERPSSKDNRTLGKFHLVGIPAAPRGIPQIEVTFDIDANGILNVSAKDTGTGREQKITITSSSGLSKDEVERMKQEADLHADEDRRYKDEVEVKNRADSLVYSVEKTLKENREKISEADAKNIEAAVEEAKKTVQEGKMEAINAAVERLTQASHKLAEAMYKQQAGTSAPPPPGGDAGTGQASAAGGNSEDKSKDGGEVIDAEVVEGDDKNKK, from the coding sequence ATGGCAAAGATTATCGGTATTGACTTGGGCACAACGAACTCAGTGGTCGCTGTGATGGAGGGTGGTGATCCCAAGGTCATTACAAATCCAGAAGGCGGCCGCACGACCCCGTCAGTGGTGGCGTTTACAAAGAGCGGCGAGCGATTGGTGGGCCAGGTGGCCAAGCGCCAGGCTATCACCAATCCAGAGAACACTGTTTATTCGATCAAGCGCTTCATGGGACGGCGCTTTAACGAAATCTCAAGTGAAATCAAGACGGTTCCCTACAAGGTGATTTCAGCAACCAATGGGGATTGCCGCATCGTGGCGCAGGGCAAGGAATATTCGCCGCCGGAGATTTCGGCGATGATCCTGCAAAAAATGCGGGACTCGGCGGAGCAGTACCTGGGAGAAACCGTAACCCAGGCGGTTGTGACGGTCCCCGCCTATTTCAACGACAGCCAGAGGCAGGCCACGAAAGACGCAGGCAAGATTGCCGGCCTGGAAGTGTTACGGATTGTAAACGAGCCGACGGCCGCGGCGCTGGCCTACGGCCTGGACAAGAAGAAGGATGAGACGATCGCGGTTTATGACTTTGGCGGGGGGACGTTTGACATCTCGATCCTGGAAGTGGGTGAAGGTGTCGTCGAAGTAAAATCGACCAACGGGGACACTCACCTGGGCGGCGACGACATTGACAAGCGCGTAATTGACTGGATCGTGGAGGAATTCCGCAAAGACCAGGGCATCGATCTCTCGAAGGACCGCATGGCGCTCCAGCGGTTGAAGGAAGCAGCCGAGAAAGCCAAGATGGAACTGTCTACGGTGCTCGAGACAGAAATTAACCTGCCGTTTATCACCGCAGACGCTTCCGGGCCTAAACACCTGAGCCTGAAGCTGACGCGAGCGCGCTTTGAACAAATGTGCGAGGACATCTTCCAGCGTTCGGTGGGTCCGGTGAAGCAGGCGCTGAAGGACGCCAGTGTGGAACCCAGCCAGATCGATGAAGTGGTGCTGGTGGGCGGGTCAACGCGCATCCCGCGGGTCCAGCAGATTGTCAAGGATCTGTTCAATGGCAAGGAGCCCCATAAGGGCGTCAATCCAGACGAAGTGGTTGCTATCGGTGCCGCAGTTCAGGCCGGCGTGCTGGGCGGCGAAGTGAAAGACCTGTTACTGCTCGATGTAACCCCTCTGACGCTGGGAGTTGAAACTCTGGGAGGAGTGATGACTCCTCTGATTCAACGCAACACCACAATTCCGACGCGGAAGACCGAGACGTTTTCTACGGCGGGGGACAACCAGACGTCGGTTGAAATTCACGTGCTTCAGGGCGAGCGTCCCAGCTCCAAGGACAACCGGACGCTAGGCAAGTTCCATCTGGTTGGAATTCCCGCTGCGCCCCGTGGCATCCCGCAGATCGAAGTAACATTCGACATCGACGCTAACGGGATTCTGAACGTATCTGCGAAAGATACGGGCACGGGCCGGGAGCAGAAGATCACCATCACCTCTTCCAGCGGCCTTTCCAAAGACGAAGTGGAGCGGATGAAGCAGGAAGCGGATCTCCACGCCGATGAAGATCGCCGCTACAAAGATGAGGTGGAAGTGAAAAATCGCGCCGACTCGCTGGTGTACTCCGTGGAGAAAACATTGAAAGAGAACCGCGAGAAGATTTCAGAGGCAGATGCAAAGAACATCGAGGCGGCCGTTGAAGAAGCCAAGAAGACAGTCCAGGAAGGCAAGATGGAGGCCATCAACGCAGCCGTGGAGCGACTGACGCAGGCCTCTCATAAGCTGGCCGAGGCCATGTATAAGCAGCAGGCTGGCACGTCCGCCCCGCCACCACCGGGAGGTGACGCCGGGACGGGACAGGCCAGCGCGGCCGGAGGGAACAGCGAAGACAAGTCCAAGGACGGAGGTGAAGTGATCGACGCCGAAGTCGTGGAAGGGGATGACAAAAACAAAAAGTAA
- a CDS encoding J domain-containing protein, which yields MPVGTKQKDYYGALGVDRKAKADQIRKAYRRLARKHHPDVNPGNKQAEEKFKEIQEAYGVLSDDKKRKIYDQYGFYSDSIPPGAYEAYAKGPAEAGGGDPSVDFSGFDFSDYVPQEDRSGGSGSAFRDIFSQIFARGGVGHEAAAGPVRGRDIEHHMHLGFWDAIRGTQVRITIGREEICSSCKGKGTQGGPEVKCSTCGGSGKAQRTAGAMRFSVTCPQCGGTGRQQSRCPSCNGTGHISKPETFDVRIPAGVDTGSRVRVPGKGNAGTHGGPPGDLYILTDVEAHPYFERKGDNFYVKVPVSVTEASLGAKVEVPTIDGPTTIRIPPGTQGGQRLRIRGKGAPSLRTNQRGDQFVEVEIKVPRVSDERSREILKELDRLNPADLRSDLRKYFKVRL from the coding sequence ATGCCGGTAGGAACCAAACAGAAGGATTATTATGGCGCTTTGGGAGTAGATCGCAAAGCCAAAGCTGACCAGATTCGGAAGGCTTACCGCCGGCTTGCCAGGAAGCACCATCCTGACGTCAACCCGGGCAACAAGCAGGCAGAGGAAAAATTCAAGGAAATCCAGGAAGCCTACGGCGTCCTCAGTGACGACAAGAAGCGAAAGATTTATGACCAGTATGGGTTCTACTCCGACAGTATTCCACCTGGCGCATACGAGGCTTATGCGAAGGGACCAGCAGAGGCCGGCGGTGGCGATCCGAGTGTTGACTTCTCCGGCTTCGATTTTTCTGATTACGTGCCCCAGGAAGACCGTTCGGGAGGATCCGGTTCGGCTTTCCGCGACATCTTTTCACAGATATTCGCTCGCGGCGGCGTGGGCCATGAGGCCGCCGCAGGACCGGTGCGCGGGCGAGACATCGAGCACCACATGCACCTGGGATTCTGGGACGCCATACGCGGTACCCAGGTCCGAATTACCATTGGCAGAGAAGAGATTTGCAGCTCCTGCAAGGGCAAAGGGACCCAGGGAGGGCCTGAGGTGAAATGCTCGACCTGCGGTGGCAGCGGAAAGGCCCAGCGGACCGCCGGTGCAATGCGCTTTTCGGTGACCTGCCCGCAGTGCGGGGGCACAGGGCGGCAGCAGAGCCGTTGCCCTTCGTGCAACGGGACCGGGCACATCAGCAAGCCAGAGACGTTTGACGTGAGAATCCCGGCCGGTGTTGATACCGGATCGCGGGTGCGCGTGCCCGGAAAAGGCAATGCCGGCACTCACGGCGGACCGCCGGGCGATCTGTATATCCTGACCGACGTTGAGGCCCACCCATATTTCGAGCGCAAGGGAGACAACTTTTATGTGAAGGTCCCAGTCAGCGTCACGGAAGCCTCCCTGGGCGCAAAAGTCGAAGTGCCAACAATCGACGGGCCCACGACGATCCGCATTCCTCCTGGCACGCAGGGGGGGCAAAGATTGCGCATCCGGGGTAAAGGCGCGCCTTCGCTGCGGACGAACCAGCGTGGCGATCAGTTCGTGGAAGTTGAAATCAAAGTTCCGCGAGTGTCCGACGAGCGCAGCAGAGAAATTTTGAAGGAACTTGACCGGCTGAATCCCGCAGACCTTCGCAGCGACTTGCGAAAGTATTTCAAGGTCCGGTTGTAA
- a CDS encoding MerR family transcriptional regulator codes for MAKRGRKTQGKAGYMISAVAEMYNIHPQTLRLYEREGLLVPSRSEGNTRFYTGEDLEALETILSLTRDLGVNLAGVEIILNMRKRMEEMQKEMRAFVKYVEKEVKTRTGEPPEEMQNALVRVVPPYLIRTQRSKGNP; via the coding sequence ATGGCAAAACGAGGTCGAAAAACCCAGGGCAAGGCCGGCTACATGATCAGCGCCGTGGCGGAGATGTATAACATCCATCCGCAGACGCTGCGCCTTTATGAGCGCGAAGGGTTGCTGGTCCCCTCGCGGAGTGAAGGCAACACGCGTTTTTACACCGGTGAAGACCTTGAAGCTCTGGAAACCATTCTGAGCTTGACCCGTGATCTGGGAGTCAACCTGGCCGGTGTAGAAATCATTCTGAACATGCGAAAACGCATGGAGGAAATGCAAAAAGAGATGCGGGCATTCGTCAAGTACGTGGAGAAGGAAGTTAAGACGCGTACCGGCGAGCCACCCGAAGAAATGCAGAACGCGCTAGTGCGAGTTGTCCCGCCTTACCTGATCCGGACGCAACGCTCAAAGGGAAATCCCTGA
- a CDS encoding DNA replication protein DnaC, producing MARKDCPHCEGTGWRPVETDGIRRVARCECEKVQHAESLLKEAQIPRRYEHCAFENFDIRKDSGTGQPNSSLVAAKLYSQKLVEEYPTDFGLLFAGPTGVGKTHLGVAVLRELMVRKSVPCLYYDFLKLLKDIRDSYNPVSHTSEMRVLGPVLDVEVLMLDDLAASDPTDWVRETLAHIISSRYNEKRVTLITTTLAPGNSKRREVRGPSGDSIPEIDRSLAQLGSTLSSRLYEMCKVVEMKSDDYRKAIKQAGFRFHIE from the coding sequence ATGGCCAGAAAAGACTGCCCTCACTGCGAAGGAACCGGCTGGAGGCCCGTGGAAACAGACGGCATACGCCGTGTGGCGCGGTGCGAATGCGAGAAGGTTCAACACGCAGAATCGTTATTAAAGGAAGCACAAATCCCGCGCCGATACGAGCACTGCGCTTTTGAAAACTTTGACATCCGCAAGGACTCGGGCACAGGCCAGCCCAACAGTAGCCTGGTGGCAGCCAAGCTTTATTCGCAAAAACTGGTGGAGGAATATCCCACGGACTTCGGTCTGTTATTTGCGGGACCCACGGGCGTGGGCAAAACCCATCTTGGCGTCGCGGTGCTGCGAGAACTGATGGTGCGAAAAAGCGTTCCGTGCCTTTATTACGACTTTCTGAAACTCCTGAAGGACATACGGGACAGCTACAATCCGGTTTCGCATACTTCCGAGATGAGAGTGCTGGGACCGGTCCTGGACGTGGAAGTCCTGATGCTCGACGATCTGGCGGCCTCTGACCCGACCGACTGGGTCCGGGAAACCCTCGCCCACATCATTAGTTCGCGCTACAACGAAAAGAGAGTTACACTGATCACCACGACGCTTGCACCCGGAAATTCAAAGCGGCGCGAAGTCCGCGGACCATCAGGCGATTCAATCCCGGAAATTGACCGGTCGCTGGCGCAGTTAGGCTCGACACTTTCGTCGCGCCTGTATGAAATGTGCAAGGTTGTTGAAATGAAATCGGATGATTACCGCAAAGCCATCAAGCAGGCAGGTTTCCGGTTCCATATCGAGTAG
- a CDS encoding S1 RNA-binding domain-containing protein, producing the protein MSSQEEHPNSGEVVSPPEAQPGLEAAMPRDPVELADTSLQAQPNEEFMPSRAASNGNSPAALSAKEASEPAARAERASVAPAAEGANESAAVSGAPAVAASTQAASATEPPIDNSESDDESLGMAEVESLMESMEAAPTLTVGEIVQGHVLSVTGDEVVIDLGLKCEAVIPRIEFSSGDGEINIQPGQTVRVMVEKFDELGGTAVVSRHRAMQEELWEEIERAFYEEKPIRGRVVQRVKGGLEVNIGVHAFMPASQADLKPHPSLDEWIGQEIECKVIKLNRKRDNVVVSRRKALEEESNQRKTALLEHIAEGVVLRGRVKNLTDYGAFVDLGGIDGLLHMTDLSWARVAHPSEVVQAGQEVEVKVLKFDREKERVSLGIKQLAPDPWETVASHFHAGDHVTGKVVSVTDYGAFVELEPGVEGLIHTSEMSWTRRLRHPSKILKPGEMAEVAILNVNPEQRRISLSLRQALPDPWKGLSDRMGAGTVVKGRVRHFTDFGAFIEVEEGVDGLIHVSNLSWTRNVKHPSEMLRKGQEVEAVVLNVDMENRRLSLGLKQLQPDAWESFFSKTNVGDMVHAKVTRRTSFGVFAEIEEGIEGLCHISEIGSCDPGSDVGMPKVGDELEFRVIRLNPEEKKISLSTRSESRKATREREKAPEPVGLSRMAEAFSSAGITTPAMARASGAGDRNNSH; encoded by the coding sequence ATGTCGTCGCAAGAGGAACACCCCAACTCGGGTGAGGTCGTTTCCCCGCCAGAAGCACAGCCGGGTTTGGAAGCCGCTATGCCCAGGGATCCGGTTGAACTCGCTGACACATCGCTCCAGGCCCAACCCAATGAAGAATTTATGCCATCACGGGCAGCAAGTAATGGAAACTCGCCTGCGGCTCTTTCGGCCAAGGAAGCCAGTGAACCTGCGGCTAGAGCCGAAAGGGCGTCTGTAGCTCCAGCTGCTGAGGGCGCCAATGAATCCGCCGCCGTATCTGGAGCTCCGGCAGTTGCTGCCAGCACGCAAGCAGCTTCCGCCACTGAACCGCCCATAGACAACTCCGAATCCGATGACGAATCGCTTGGAATGGCCGAAGTGGAGAGCCTGATGGAAAGCATGGAAGCGGCTCCCACCCTGACCGTGGGCGAAATTGTCCAGGGCCACGTTCTAAGCGTGACAGGCGACGAAGTAGTGATTGATCTGGGCCTGAAATGCGAGGCTGTCATACCCCGCATCGAGTTTTCCTCCGGAGACGGTGAAATCAACATTCAGCCCGGCCAGACTGTCAGAGTCATGGTTGAAAAGTTTGACGAACTGGGCGGAACGGCAGTTGTTTCGCGCCACAGGGCGATGCAGGAAGAATTGTGGGAAGAGATCGAGCGCGCTTTCTACGAGGAAAAACCCATCCGGGGACGCGTCGTGCAGCGAGTTAAAGGCGGGCTCGAGGTCAACATCGGTGTCCATGCTTTTATGCCAGCCTCGCAGGCTGACCTGAAACCACATCCTTCGCTGGATGAGTGGATAGGTCAGGAAATCGAGTGCAAGGTCATCAAGCTGAACCGCAAGCGGGACAATGTTGTGGTCAGCCGCCGCAAAGCCCTGGAGGAAGAAAGCAACCAGAGGAAAACTGCCCTTCTGGAACACATTGCTGAAGGAGTTGTTCTTCGGGGCCGTGTTAAGAACTTAACCGATTACGGAGCGTTTGTGGACCTCGGTGGAATCGATGGCCTGTTGCATATGACCGACCTCTCGTGGGCGCGCGTGGCACATCCTTCTGAAGTTGTACAGGCAGGGCAGGAAGTGGAAGTGAAAGTCCTCAAGTTTGACAGGGAAAAGGAGCGCGTTTCCCTGGGGATCAAACAACTGGCCCCTGATCCGTGGGAGACTGTGGCCTCGCATTTCCATGCCGGCGATCACGTTACAGGAAAAGTTGTGAGCGTAACGGATTACGGCGCATTCGTGGAATTGGAACCAGGCGTCGAGGGATTGATTCACACTTCCGAGATGAGTTGGACAAGGCGGCTTCGACACCCTTCGAAAATTCTGAAGCCGGGTGAGATGGCGGAAGTCGCCATCCTGAATGTTAATCCCGAACAGAGGCGAATATCCCTCAGCCTGCGGCAGGCGTTGCCGGACCCGTGGAAAGGCCTCAGCGACCGAATGGGCGCCGGGACCGTAGTGAAGGGCCGGGTGCGCCACTTTACAGACTTCGGTGCTTTTATCGAGGTAGAAGAAGGCGTCGATGGACTGATTCATGTTTCGAACCTTTCCTGGACGCGGAATGTGAAACATCCCTCGGAAATGCTGCGAAAGGGCCAGGAGGTTGAAGCTGTTGTATTGAACGTGGATATGGAAAACCGGCGACTGTCCCTGGGTCTGAAACAACTCCAGCCTGACGCATGGGAAAGCTTCTTTTCAAAAACGAACGTGGGCGATATGGTGCATGCCAAAGTCACGCGCCGGACTTCTTTCGGGGTCTTTGCAGAAATCGAAGAAGGTATCGAGGGGCTTTGCCACATTTCGGAAATCGGAAGCTGCGATCCCGGCAGCGATGTGGGCATGCCGAAGGTTGGTGATGAACTCGAGTTTCGTGTCATCCGGCTGAATCCGGAAGAAAAGAAGATCAGCCTGAGCACGAGAAGCGAGAGCCGGAAAGCCACGCGCGAGCGGGAAAAAGCTCCTGAACCCGTTGGCCTTTCCAGGATGGCCGAAGCTTTCTCTTCTGCGGGTATTACGACCCCTGCTATGGCGCGCGCCAGCGGCGCGGGTGATCGTAATAATTCGCACTAA
- a CDS encoding integration host factor subunit beta — translation MTKADLIEDVARKTELSRKDSEVIVDTIFEGIVKSLRGGDKIEIRGFGSFRTRHRNSRVGRNPKTGERVEVPAKDIPYFKPSKELKDLVNSGHEATPPVPADSPGQQPASDAPPKPAIPEG, via the coding sequence ATGACAAAAGCTGACCTGATTGAGGATGTTGCTCGAAAGACGGAGTTGAGCCGGAAGGATTCTGAAGTGATCGTCGATACGATTTTTGAAGGTATCGTCAAGTCCCTCCGGGGTGGAGATAAGATCGAAATTCGGGGTTTTGGAAGCTTCAGGACACGCCACCGGAATTCCCGTGTGGGAAGGAATCCGAAGACTGGCGAGCGCGTGGAAGTGCCCGCCAAAGACATCCCTTACTTTAAGCCCAGCAAAGAGCTGAAGGACCTTGTCAACAGCGGCCACGAGGCGACGCCGCCAGTTCCAGCAGATTCACCAGGGCAGCAGCCAGCGAGCGACGCGCCTCCCAAGCCCGCTATTCCTGAAGGGTAA
- a CDS encoding HIT domain-containing protein — protein MDYLWTPWRFQYVSEGTRNAGCIFCEKAAADPSIDRDHLILYRGRSSFVLLNLYPYTVGHAMIVPYAHVSDLIEAPSETLAEMMTLAQKCQRVLRDVYHPEGYNLGLNMGRCAGAGVEHHFHMHILPRWTGDSNFMTVVGETRVEPENLTTTYDKLVGHFRE, from the coding sequence ATGGACTATTTGTGGACCCCGTGGCGATTTCAATATGTCAGCGAGGGAACGCGGAACGCGGGGTGCATCTTCTGTGAAAAGGCAGCTGCGGACCCTTCAATCGACAGGGACCACCTCATCCTTTACCGCGGCCGGTCGAGCTTCGTCCTGCTGAACCTGTATCCCTACACCGTAGGTCACGCGATGATTGTTCCATACGCACATGTCTCAGACCTGATTGAAGCCCCCTCTGAAACGCTGGCGGAGATGATGACGCTCGCCCAAAAGTGCCAGCGGGTTCTTAGGGATGTTTACCATCCGGAAGGGTATAACCTGGGGCTGAACATGGGGCGCTGCGCAGGGGCTGGCGTTGAACACCATTTCCACATGCACATCCTGCCCCGCTGGACCGGCGATTCAAATTTCATGACCGTGGTGGGAGAAACCCGGGTTGAGCCGGAAAACCTCACAACCACTTATGACAAGCTGGTTGGGCACTTTCGCGAATAG